GGCCGTCGCGTCATGCGGGGCATGGAACTGCGGAACCGCCCGTCAGGGTGTGAACCCGAAGGCTGCCTGGTCGCGGCGATCCGGCTGCCCGTGCGGATCGTCGCGCTGGTCGTCGTCGTCCCCGTACGGATGGCGTGGGACGTCCTCGCGCTGTGCGCCAGGACCCTCCACCGCACGGTCCTGCGTCCCCTCGGCCGCGTCCTCCTCGTGATCCCGCTCACCTGGCTGTGGCGTGCGGTCCTCACCCCGCTCGGCCGGGGCGTCGCCTGGCTGGTCCGGTACGCCGTGGTGGTGCCCGCCGTGTGGGCCTGGACGTACCTCGTGGTCGCCCCGGCGGTGTGGGCATGGCGGTACCTGGTCGTCGTACCGGCCGTGTGGCTGTGGCGGAACGTCCTGGTGCCGGCCGGCGCGGGCATCGCCTGGCTCGTCCGGTACCTGGTGGTCGTACCGGCCGGGTGGCTGTGGCGGTGGGTGCTCGTGCCGGTGGGACAGGGCGTCGCCTGGCTGCTGCGGGTGCTCGTCGCCGTACCGCTCGGCGCGCTGTGGCGGTGGGTGCTCGTCCCGCTCGGCCGCGCGCTGGCGTTCCTCGGCCGCGAACTGGTCGCCGCGCTCGCCGTCGCCTGGCGGGTGGCCGGGTACGTGTCCCGTGCCGTGGGCCGCGCGCTGAAATGGACCCTGTGGCAGACGGTGGGCCGCCCGGCGCGCTGGTTCTACCGGTCGGTGTGCACGCCCATCGGCCACTTCGTGCGCGACGCGGTGTGGCGCCCGGTCCGCGACGCGGTCCGCGACGCCCTGTCCACGGCCCGCCGCACCCTGCGCCGCGCCCTGTCCTGAAGCGGGACCCGCCGTAAGGCCCGGGGGGAGAGGACCCGTTCCCGCGCGTGTCGCGGGCGGGTCGGCGGAGCCGGGCGCCGCGGGTTCACGTCCTGCCTGTGGAAAACCGGGCTGCCATGGCGCGTACCCTGGGTACAAGACGACTGTTCCCGGCGCGGCGCCCGCCTGTCGAGGTCTCCCCGCACCAGCGGGGGTGATCCGGGCGGGACCCCCGGGGCATCCACCGCATCCGGTGGGCTGCGCGCCACCGCGCCGCCCCGCACCGAGGAGAAGAACCACTGGGCAAGCGACAGCCCGAAGGCCCGCCGCCCGCACCGGCGGTGCAGCGCATCCGACTGCGCTACACCAAGCGCGGCCGCCTCCGGTTCACCAGCCACCGAGACTTCCAGCGCGCCTTCGAGCGCGCCCTGCGCCGAGCCGAGGTGCCGATGGCGTACTCGGCCGGGTTCACGCCCCACCCCAAGGTGTCGTACGCGAACGCCGCCCCGACCGGTACGGCCTCCGAGGCCGAGTACCTGGAGATCGCGCTCACCGAGCCGCGCGACCCCGCGAAGCTGCGGGAGCTGCTCGACGAGTCCCTGCCCGACGGCCTCGACATCGTGGACGCCGTCGAGGCCCGCGCCTCCGGCCTCGCCGACCGGCTCACCGCCTCCGTGTGGGAGCTGCGCCTCGACGGGGTGGACCCGGCCGACGCCGAGCGGGCAGCCGCCGCGTTCCTCGCGGCGGGTACCGTGGAGGTGCAGCGCATGACCAAGAACGGTCTGCGCACGTTCGACGCCCGCGCCGCCGTGGCAGGGCTCGAAACCGCTCCGGCTCCGGCTGATAGGCCGCTGGACGGCCCCTGTGCGATACTGCGGCTGGTTGTTCGGCACGTGACACCTGCCGTCCGACCCGACGACGTCCTGTCCGGTCTCCGAGCTGTGGCCGACCTGGCGCCGCCGGTCCCCGCAGCGGTGACCAGGCTGGCGCAGGGGCTCTTCGACGAGGAGTCCGGCACGGTGACCGACCCGCTCGCGCCCGACCGCGAGGCAGTCACGGCCGCCCCTTCCAAGGCCGCCGGACCCGCCGCCGCGACGGCGCCGGAAGGTGCAGGTTCCGCGTAGGAGCGGTCGTCGAAGCGCGGCCCTGGCAACTCCGGGAGCCCCCTGGGCGGGCCGCGTACAGACACAGGAGACTTTCGCCAGGCCGTGCGCAGAAGGCGTACGGAACCGGCGAGCCAGACATACAGCTCCCGTGCGGCGCCCGCGCCCCGGACGGCGGCCATCGCGTATTCGGCGATGCCGCGGCCGGACCGGAAACAGGCGCGGCGCCCGGGAGCGTGACGGGAGAACCGCCCGCATGCTCGAGCCGAACGAAACCGGCACCGCCGGTATCAACGAGGACAACAACAGCCCCAGCGACACGCTGCCGCCGCGCCGCAGGCGCCGC
This genomic window from Streptomyces thermolilacinus SPC6 contains:
- a CDS encoding TIGR03936 family radical SAM-associated protein; the protein is MQRIRLRYTKRGRLRFTSHRDFQRAFERALRRAEVPMAYSAGFTPHPKVSYANAAPTGTASEAEYLEIALTEPRDPAKLRELLDESLPDGLDIVDAVEARASGLADRLTASVWELRLDGVDPADAERAAAAFLAAGTVEVQRMTKNGLRTFDARAAVAGLETAPAPADRPLDGPCAILRLVVRHVTPAVRPDDVLSGLRAVADLAPPVPAAVTRLAQGLFDEESGTVTDPLAPDREAVTAAPSKAAGPAAATAPEGAGSA